One Actinosynnema pretiosum DNA segment encodes these proteins:
- a CDS encoding ArsR/SmtB family transcription factor, giving the protein MGERVATQEEAAALASAVRLRIIRMTHHRALTNKELAHQLGKDPATVLHHVRKLVATGFLQAQPPRAGNRGAKEIPYLSTGLSWRLSWSEEHPSVGEALLEAFLGEVADVGVDRVEQTRLVARADQQELMGRFRALLDELADRPADPDAEHVAIYLAVYPAD; this is encoded by the coding sequence GTGGGAGAACGGGTCGCGACGCAGGAGGAGGCCGCCGCGCTGGCCTCGGCGGTGCGGCTGCGCATCATCCGGATGACGCACCACCGGGCGCTGACCAACAAGGAGCTGGCGCACCAGCTGGGCAAGGACCCGGCGACGGTGCTGCACCACGTGCGCAAGCTCGTGGCCACCGGGTTCCTCCAGGCCCAGCCGCCGCGCGCGGGCAACCGGGGCGCGAAGGAGATCCCCTACCTGTCCACCGGCCTGTCCTGGCGGCTGAGCTGGAGCGAGGAGCACCCGTCGGTCGGCGAGGCGCTGCTGGAGGCGTTCCTCGGCGAGGTCGCCGACGTCGGCGTCGACCGGGTGGAGCAGACCCGTCTGGTGGCCAGGGCTGATCAGCAGGAACTGATGGGGAGGTTCCGGGCGTTGTTGGATGAGCTGGCCGACCGGCCCGCCGACCCGGACGCCGAGCACGTCGCCATCTACCTGGCCGTGTACCCCGCGGATTAA
- the dapF gene encoding diaminopimelate epimerase, which produces MGVEFLKGHGTENDFVVLPDADNELDLTEERVRALCDRQRGLGADGVLRVVRLDLGPWFMDYRNADGSIAEMCGNGVRVFARYLVSAGLAPEGEFEIATRAGERSVTAHPDGSVTVGMGPVRLTGESVAVLGGAEFAGVGVDVGNPHLACVTDVPVAGLDLLRNTPGYDRGLFPAGVNVEFVNVLADGGMNGAGELRMRVHERGVGETRSCGTGTVAAVASWLHGTGRAAGAADVLVPGGRVRVTVDEGGSTLTGPAVLLARGELDRSWWDAL; this is translated from the coding sequence GTGGGTGTGGAGTTCCTCAAGGGGCACGGCACGGAGAACGACTTCGTCGTGCTCCCGGACGCCGACAACGAGCTGGACCTGACCGAGGAGCGCGTGCGGGCGCTGTGCGACCGCCAGCGCGGCCTCGGCGCGGACGGCGTGCTGCGCGTGGTGCGGCTGGACCTGGGTCCGTGGTTCATGGACTACCGCAACGCGGACGGGTCGATCGCCGAGATGTGCGGCAACGGGGTGCGGGTGTTCGCCCGGTACCTGGTGTCCGCCGGGCTCGCACCCGAGGGCGAGTTCGAGATCGCCACTCGCGCGGGCGAGCGCTCGGTGACCGCCCACCCGGACGGCTCGGTGACCGTGGGCATGGGCCCGGTGCGGCTGACCGGGGAGTCGGTGGCGGTGCTGGGCGGCGCGGAGTTCGCCGGGGTCGGCGTGGACGTGGGCAACCCGCACCTGGCGTGCGTGACCGACGTGCCGGTGGCCGGGCTGGACCTGCTGCGGAACACCCCCGGCTACGACCGCGGGCTGTTCCCCGCCGGGGTGAACGTGGAGTTCGTGAACGTGCTCGCCGACGGCGGGATGAACGGCGCGGGCGAGCTGCGGATGCGGGTGCACGAGCGGGGCGTCGGCGAGACGCGCTCGTGCGGCACCGGGACCGTGGCGGCGGTGGCGTCCTGGCTGCACGGCACGGGCCGCGCGGCGGGGGCGGCGGACGTGCTGGTCCCCGGCGGCCGGGTGCGCGTGACGGTCGACGAGGGCGGCAGCACGCTGACCGGTCCGGCCGTGCTGCTGGCGCGCGGCGAGCTGGACCGGTCCTGGTGGGACGCGCTCTAG
- the hflX gene encoding GTPase HflX — translation MRDNNNHDDDRFDHDEELSTGDLALAERAALRRVAGLSTELEDVTEVEYRQLRLERVVLVGVWTEGTAADSEASLAELALLAETAGSQVLEGLVQRRDRPDPATYIGSGKVEQLRDVVIATGADTVICDGELSPGQLRQLEERLKVKVIDRTALILDIFAQHASSREGKAQVELAQLQYLLPRLRGWGESLSRQAGGRAGGGNGGVGLRGPGETKLETDRRRIRARIAKLRREIASMGVIRETKRSGRVANSVPSVAIAGYTNAGKSSLLNALTSAGVLVQDALFATLDTTTRRTSTPDGLPYTLTDTVGFVRHLPHQLVEAFRSTLEEVADADLLIHVVDGSDAMPEKQVAAVREVIGEIVEKREEPMPPELLVVNKIDAVDELVQARLRNLFPGSQLVSAHSGEGVEELRRVIAGLIPRPEVVVDALVPYARGELVARVHREGEVLKERHTEEGTELSARVHPDLAGALEQYAVGSRS, via the coding sequence ATGAGGGACAACAACAACCACGACGACGACCGCTTCGACCACGACGAGGAGCTGTCCACCGGCGACCTCGCGCTCGCCGAGCGGGCCGCGCTGCGCCGCGTCGCAGGCCTGTCCACCGAGCTGGAGGACGTCACCGAGGTCGAGTACCGGCAGCTCCGGTTGGAGCGGGTCGTGCTCGTCGGGGTGTGGACCGAGGGCACGGCGGCGGACTCCGAGGCCTCGCTGGCCGAGCTGGCGCTGCTCGCCGAGACGGCGGGCTCGCAGGTCCTGGAGGGGCTCGTGCAGCGGCGAGACCGCCCCGACCCGGCCACCTACATCGGCTCCGGCAAGGTCGAGCAGCTGCGCGACGTGGTCATCGCGACCGGCGCGGACACCGTGATCTGCGACGGCGAGCTGTCCCCCGGCCAGCTGCGGCAGCTGGAGGAGCGGCTCAAGGTCAAGGTCATCGACCGGACCGCGCTGATCCTGGACATCTTCGCCCAGCACGCCTCCTCCAGGGAGGGCAAGGCCCAGGTCGAGCTCGCCCAGCTCCAGTACCTGCTCCCCCGCCTGCGCGGCTGGGGCGAGTCGCTGTCCCGGCAGGCCGGTGGTCGCGCCGGTGGCGGCAACGGCGGTGTGGGTCTGCGCGGCCCCGGTGAGACGAAGCTGGAGACCGACCGGCGGCGCATCCGCGCGCGGATCGCGAAGCTGCGGCGCGAGATCGCGTCCATGGGCGTGATCCGGGAGACCAAGCGCAGCGGGCGCGTGGCCAACTCGGTGCCCAGCGTCGCGATCGCCGGCTACACCAACGCGGGCAAGTCCAGCCTGCTCAACGCGCTGACCAGCGCGGGCGTGCTGGTCCAGGACGCGCTGTTCGCGACCCTGGACACGACCACCCGGCGCACCAGCACCCCGGACGGGCTGCCGTACACGCTGACCGACACCGTGGGCTTCGTGCGGCACCTGCCGCACCAGCTGGTCGAGGCGTTCCGGTCCACGCTGGAGGAGGTCGCGGACGCCGACCTGCTGATCCACGTGGTCGACGGCTCGGACGCGATGCCGGAGAAGCAGGTCGCGGCGGTGCGCGAGGTGATCGGCGAGATCGTGGAGAAGCGCGAGGAGCCGATGCCGCCGGAGCTGCTGGTGGTCAACAAGATCGACGCGGTGGACGAGCTGGTGCAGGCCAGGTTGCGGAACCTGTTCCCCGGCTCGCAGCTGGTGTCCGCGCACAGCGGCGAGGGCGTGGAGGAGCTGCGGCGGGTCATCGCCGGGCTGATCCCCCGGCCCGAGGTCGTGGTGGACGCCCTGGTGCCGTACGCGCGGGGCGAGCTGGTCGCGCGGGTGCACCGCGAGGGCGAGGTGCTCAAGGAGCGGCACACCGAGGAGGGCACCGAGCTGAGCGCCCGCGTGCACCCCGACCTGGCCGGGGCGCTGGAGCAGTACGCGGTGGGGAGCCGCAGCTGA
- the miaA gene encoding tRNA (adenosine(37)-N6)-dimethylallyltransferase MiaA yields MTVPIAVVGPTATGKTDLAVELALRLGGEVVNADSMQLYRGMDIGTAKATEAERRGVPHHLLDVLDVTESASVAAYQRDGRAAVEALLAQGRTPVLVGGSGLYVQAVLDELEFPGTDAAVRARLEDELAVVGAGALHERLAALDPVAAGAILSGNTRRVVRALEVIELTGRPFSATMPKPGPARYGAVLVGLDRAVEELDARVDLRVGRMFERGLVDEVRALEAVGLRDGLTASRALGYQQVLAALDGDGDLAAAAEETARGTRRFVRRQRSWFRRDKRVAWFDAGSPGLVDEVLAHLAP; encoded by the coding sequence GTGACCGTTCCCATCGCCGTCGTAGGGCCCACCGCCACCGGCAAGACCGACCTCGCCGTGGAGCTGGCGCTGCGCCTGGGCGGGGAGGTCGTCAACGCCGACTCCATGCAGCTGTACCGGGGCATGGACATCGGCACGGCCAAGGCGACCGAGGCCGAGCGGCGCGGCGTGCCGCACCACCTGCTGGACGTGCTGGACGTGACCGAGTCCGCGTCGGTGGCCGCCTACCAGCGGGACGGCCGGGCGGCCGTGGAGGCGCTGCTGGCGCAGGGCCGGACGCCGGTGCTGGTGGGCGGGTCCGGGCTGTACGTGCAGGCGGTGCTGGACGAGCTGGAGTTCCCCGGCACGGACGCGGCGGTGCGGGCGCGGCTGGAGGACGAGCTGGCGGTGGTCGGCGCGGGCGCGCTGCACGAGCGGCTGGCCGCGCTGGACCCGGTGGCGGCGGGCGCGATCCTGTCCGGCAACACCCGGCGCGTGGTGCGGGCGCTGGAGGTGATCGAGCTGACCGGTCGGCCGTTCTCGGCGACCATGCCCAAGCCCGGCCCCGCCCGGTACGGCGCGGTGCTCGTGGGGCTGGACCGCGCGGTGGAGGAGCTGGACGCGCGGGTGGACCTGCGGGTGGGGCGGATGTTCGAGCGGGGCCTGGTGGACGAGGTGCGGGCGCTGGAGGCGGTGGGGCTGCGGGACGGGCTGACCGCGTCGCGGGCGCTGGGCTACCAGCAGGTGCTGGCCGCGCTCGACGGCGACGGCGACCTCGCGGCGGCGGCCGAGGAGACCGCGCGCGGCACTCGGCGGTTCGTGCGCAGGCAGCGGTCGTGGTTCCGGCGGGACAAGCGGGTCGCCTGGTTCGACGCCGGGTCGCCGGGGCTGGTCGACGAGGTGCTCGCCCACCTGGCCCCGTAG
- a CDS encoding MFS transporter, whose amino-acid sequence MSLWSHRDFRRLWVGDTISQFGSSIGHTVVPLLAAGALAATPFEMGVLSAATTAAFLVIGLPAGVWVDRLRRRPVMLTADLVRAALLLSVPVAWWAGVLSLAQLVVVSLLVGAATVMFDVAYQSYLPALVGRDQLVEGNTKLQTSQSVAHVSGPSLAGLAAQAFGAANGVLATGVGYLVSAWALLRIRTAEPEPDRAARTGLRREIGEGLRFVLGDRSLRAIALCTATANFFGSAGLALQVLFLTRHLDLSEGAAGLLLSVAGAGGLLGAVTAGWWTARFGQTRTIWLVLLVTNPLGLLIPLAAPDWRLGLFVVGELAVAYGGLVYNIAQLSYRQARCPDRLLGRMNASIRFVVWGVIPLGGLLGGALGGWIGIVPTLWIGFGGQALAGLWVFFSPLRGQRDLAEARTAEPERSPS is encoded by the coding sequence ATGTCCCTCTGGTCCCACCGCGACTTCCGCCGCCTCTGGGTCGGCGACACGATCAGCCAGTTCGGCTCCTCCATCGGGCACACCGTCGTCCCGCTGCTCGCCGCGGGCGCCCTCGCCGCCACCCCGTTCGAGATGGGCGTGCTCTCCGCCGCCACCACCGCCGCGTTCCTGGTCATCGGCCTGCCCGCGGGCGTCTGGGTGGACCGGCTGCGGCGCAGACCCGTGATGCTCACCGCCGACCTGGTCAGGGCCGCGCTGCTGCTGTCCGTCCCGGTCGCCTGGTGGGCCGGGGTGCTCTCGCTCGCGCAGCTGGTCGTGGTGTCGCTGCTGGTCGGCGCGGCCACCGTCATGTTCGACGTCGCCTACCAGTCCTACCTGCCCGCCCTGGTCGGCCGGGACCAGCTGGTCGAGGGCAACACCAAGCTCCAGACCAGCCAGTCCGTCGCCCACGTGTCCGGCCCGTCGCTCGCGGGCCTCGCCGCCCAGGCGTTCGGCGCGGCCAACGGCGTGCTCGCCACCGGCGTCGGCTACCTGGTCTCGGCGTGGGCGCTGCTGCGCATCCGCACCGCCGAGCCCGAACCCGACCGGGCCGCGCGGACCGGGCTGCGCCGGGAGATCGGCGAGGGCCTGCGGTTCGTCCTCGGGGACCGGTCGCTGCGCGCGATCGCGCTGTGCACGGCCACCGCGAACTTCTTCGGCAGCGCGGGCCTCGCGCTCCAGGTGCTGTTCCTGACCCGCCACCTCGACCTGTCCGAGGGCGCCGCGGGCCTGCTGCTCAGCGTCGCGGGCGCGGGCGGCCTGCTCGGCGCGGTCACGGCGGGCTGGTGGACCGCGCGGTTCGGCCAGACCCGCACGATCTGGCTGGTCCTGCTGGTCACCAACCCGCTCGGGCTGCTCATCCCGCTCGCCGCGCCGGACTGGCGGCTCGGGCTGTTCGTCGTCGGCGAGCTGGCCGTCGCGTACGGCGGGCTGGTCTACAACATCGCCCAGCTCAGCTACCGGCAGGCGCGCTGCCCCGACCGGCTGCTCGGCCGGATGAACGCCTCGATCCGGTTCGTGGTCTGGGGCGTCATCCCGCTGGGCGGGCTGCTCGGGGGCGCGCTCGGCGGCTGGATCGGGATCGTGCCGACGCTGTGGATCGGGTTCGGCGGGCAGGCGCTGGCCGGGCTGTGGGTCTTCTTCTCCCCGCTGCGCGGCCAGCGCGACCTCGCCGAGGCGCGGACCGCCGAACCCGAGCGGTCCCCGTCCTGA
- a CDS encoding class III extradiol ring-cleavage dioxygenase family protein, with amino-acid sequence MISRVAVVPHPPLLVPELVGGAVAETEPVRAACLAGARELASRSAEWVAVGVAPGPVRELSGAGGTFGGFGVDVRIALSDDATGEVDPDLPLPALVAGWLRERVGARSVRVVLVPPDLPADECAALGAGLASAPEGALLVLGDGSHRHGERAVGRPDERAAGFDGSVRAALAGADPAALAALDPELARELGAQGRAAWQVLAGVPGPWRCARSWFDAPFGVGYHLAVWERGLWDTGA; translated from the coding sequence ATGATCTCCCGCGTCGCGGTGGTGCCGCACCCTCCGCTGCTGGTGCCCGAACTGGTGGGCGGCGCGGTCGCCGAGACGGAGCCGGTGCGCGCCGCGTGCCTGGCAGGGGCACGTGAGCTGGCCTCGCGCTCCGCCGAGTGGGTGGCGGTGGGGGTCGCGCCGGGTCCGGTGCGCGAGCTCTCCGGCGCGGGCGGCACGTTCGGGGGGTTCGGCGTGGACGTGCGGATCGCCCTGTCGGATGACGCGACCGGCGAGGTGGACCCGGACCTCCCGCTGCCCGCGCTCGTGGCGGGGTGGCTGCGGGAGCGGGTGGGCGCGCGGAGCGTGCGGGTGGTGCTGGTGCCGCCGGACCTGCCCGCAGACGAGTGCGCGGCGCTCGGCGCGGGGCTGGCCTCGGCCCCCGAGGGCGCGCTGCTGGTGCTGGGCGACGGGTCGCACCGGCACGGCGAGCGGGCCGTCGGTCGGCCGGACGAGCGGGCGGCGGGGTTCGACGGCTCGGTGCGGGCGGCGCTCGCGGGCGCGGACCCGGCGGCGCTGGCCGCGCTGGACCCGGAGCTGGCGCGCGAGCTGGGCGCGCAGGGGCGGGCCGCCTGGCAGGTGCTGGCCGGGGTTCCGGGGCCGTGGCGCTGCGCGCGGTCGTGGTTCGACGCCCCGTTCGGGGTCGGCTACCACCTGGCCGTGTGGGAGCGGGGGCTCTGGGACACTGGGGCGTGA